One Carya illinoinensis cultivar Pawnee chromosome 5, C.illinoinensisPawnee_v1, whole genome shotgun sequence genomic window, GAGGCCGGAACCGGCGAAGAATCGGTTGGCGGTCAAGATAAATGTATTGGAACCGACGTCGGCCGGTTCGGTTCGCGGTTCGACTCAGGAAAAACCGTTGAACCGGCCGACGTCTgttataaccttttttttttttgtttttacctgtaaagaaacgacgtcgtttgacTTTAATGAGTGAAACTGCGTCGTTTAAAACCcttgaatgagaaaaaattttagtggaacggcgccgtttggcttaaagccaaacggcgccgttccaaAATTGCATTATACGACCTCGCCCCCCCTTCCTTATTCTCCATCGTCTTCTTCAAGCTCCGGTTTCTCTGTTTCAGACCTTCGTCGCACACCCATGGCAGAGTCGCAGACGCAACTCCTCCATCCCAGACGACGCCGACGGCAGACCGAAGACCGCGCCGACGCTAGTCGAGACCGATGGAATCGGTTCTCTCTCCTCCAGTCGATTGGTTTCGGGTAAGGGGCGTTCTCCCACGTCGGTGGGGTTTCGGTTTGGCGCCGAAACCGACGCTGACGCGTCGGTTCACACCCCTAGCTTCTGCTGCTGGTGTGGGAGCAAATGCTCCACTTGATGATCTGATGAAGAAGACAGAGTATTTTTTCCTCAAATATCGTCTACACTTGTCATTGATTTTTCGTGGGCTATGGCAGTGTATGTTTATTTCTTTCATAGGGTAGATAAAGGAAGGAGAGAGAACGGTTTGCGTCaataaattaaccaaaaaatagAGGGAATATGAATAACCTTTCTCCTACAAATTTGATCTTTTCTTGCAAaagaccggggggggggggggggcggacACTTTCTTCCATACTTTTCACAAAAGAAGGTAAAGAGGGAACTTAAAATGATAGATAACAGAAAGATCTCCATTTTCTATACCCTCCTCTgaattatcattttaattttaacccACAGCATTTCTCTGCTTTCATGTTTTTTAACCTATGCTATTTCAGCTTGAGCCCTAGCTAACTGTAGCTACATAACTACATGAAAAGCTCAGACTGCAACAAGGTATAGTAGTTGGCAGCTTCATCTTCTAATTCCCACAGACCATCACACAAAGACAACCCATCTCCACCGTTAAATCCATCTATATCGCCGTCATAAACTACTCCAACTTCTCTGTTCGGAATCCCAAGCTCGTCATCGGAAGCTTCAAGGAGGTGTCTGATAACTCTCTCCTTGTCATCCTCCTGATCCTCATCTTCTTTCAGAAGCAGTGTTGAAGGTgaggaagaagaataaaaagaagaCGAGGAGGAGGTTTGGTCTTCCAGGGTGGCAGTGGCTGTCGAGGGATTTTTCGGGTCGGATTTAGATGAAGGGAATGAAAGAAGGTCGAAGATGGAGTCGGACGAGAGTTCTTGTTGAAGAGTCGTGATGAGAGAGGACAGATCCTGAGTAGGTTCCACTTCCTCCACTTCGAGCAGAGAGGGGGGGTCTTCGCAGACGAGGTGGCACCGGCGAGGGAGGGGGGTCTTCGCAGATTCAAAAAAATTACCGGTTGCTCTGTTATTTGGTTTCCCAAGGACTGGCAGCTCTGTCCAGACGAAGTACTGTGCTCGATGTTTCTGGGCAGAGAGACGGCGTCGCTGGTGGTGCTGGGTGGAGGAACCTATCATGCGGGCGACAAACAGGGGCTTTCGCGAGAGGATTTCGAAATCGAAAATGGAAAAAGCAAACCGTCCTGACCCCATCAAAAAAcagacttttaaaaaaaaaaaatattggatgTCACGTATGGTGTGCAAGTGTGCTCCTACTATAGTTGTAGATCCGTAGCATTGCTCTTAATCAAAATCTCTACCGAGTTGCTTACACCACCTATTTCCCAtattgagtatatatatactttcaAATCCCACAAACCAATTTTgcataaaaccataaacaaccaGATTGATAGTTAACTATCGTTTTGCATTAATTTTTTCCAACTATCAAGCAAAGTGGTAAGCAAAATAATAAACTCAATCCTATCCAatcaaaacaaccaaaacccaTAAACcaatgagagaagagagaaataattctaatttgattaaaaaaaattaaattattttctcgtatgatataattattataatttttttaaattattacataatttaattttttcaaaaattttaaataaaattaatactaaaaaattatattataacatttGGTCCCCCAACTTTATAACGAAATGAGGCCGTGCTTACGGTGCTGTGTGGACGGCGGTGGCCGGATTTTAGGTCTGGAATTCAAGGAGAGACGAGGTGAGGTGCGGCGTGGGTTTGAAATTCTAAAACCCAGAACGCTTGTACACACAGAAAATACCCCAAAGATTCGTAAATAGAGAAAGCCATCATCGACAGTGACGGTGGGCGCAGATCCTCAGAGCCAGAGGAAGACCATTGCAAGTTCTAAGGATCATGAGGAACTTAGTCGTTAAGTGGTTCCTTCAAAGCTCAAGCTCATTTACTTGCCCCTACTTCTCAAGATCCAGCCCTTTCTTGCTCTCCTCTCGATGGGTCAGTCTCTCTCACACTCTCTCGCGATATATTTGCACATGCATTTGTATATATCGTATGAAGTTCACGTATCAATTGAtgctggatttttttttcctgatttttgtcattaataaatcttattttttggtTCTGGTTCAAGAATTCATGTGGGGAGCTGAAACCCGTAAATGTTCGATAATGCTTTTGTTGATTGGATGATCACTTCTTTTTGGATTGTGGGTCTGGCCGACTGAGCTGTGTTTACTAATTCTATTGTTTGGTTGGGTTGATGTGATTAGATTTTTGGAAGTGGGATTTTACAGTACCGTAATGTGGACTGGAATCCTGATGATCATGCCTATTTAGATTAATGCGAACGGTTCCGAACATGGTTCAGAGTTAAACTTTGTATAGAGAAGGAAACTGAGGAGTTCCTTTTTTGGACCATAAATTTTGAGTGTTGAAGGGGAAAAACGCAGCCAAGTGGCTCCGGAGATTTTGATTAAATTCCTAAAGAAAAGTTAAGGATTCTCGTGAAGTGGGTTTCTTGAAAAGCAAATAGTTAATGAATGATTTGGCTGAGCATTGAGAAAAGGGAAGGGTTTCTGTGAGTAGGATATGGGTGAATTGTCAACTTAAAGTCTGGTGTGAAGGTTTCACTGAGTTATATTCCTTAGATTGTTCAAGTGAAGAGTGGGTTGGTAGCATAATATTTTCTAGAAGGCATCAGGACCTCATTCTTTCAGCAGGCTGAAGCATCAGGGTTTTAAGTTGGCTGTAAAGTTATTCAGGCCTTTTTGGTAGCAGATCTCTGTTTGGACTGTGGTTCTGGGGAATTCACGTCTCATAGTGATAGGTCCCAACTCAGAAATTACAAAAGTAAATAACAAGTTCTCTTCGGGTGAGAAAGTACTGCAAGGTTTGAATAAGATTTTTCGTACCCTTCATTGATAACGGCGGCTACTTTAAATATGGAAAGCCTGGTACAACAAATCCAAAATACAAGCAAACTGGTAGCTAAAGCTACGGAACTGAAACACACGTAAAAGTAGATCATGCGACTTACATAAAATTAACAAACTAACAcgtaaaataaacaaactaatAGAAACACATAAACGATGTAAAATGTGCAACTGCAAGTGACCTAGTCTACTGACCCAGTCCACACCGTTGCACCCCGTTCCTTCTTCACGTGTCATTAACTCCTTTGTTGTTTTATCACGTCCACTGGCATGCCGCATGCAACGGCAATTTACGTTCCACATTTATCCCAAGTATTTGGGATTCGGCCGAGGAGCTCTGGCTGACCTTCGTGGTCTatcaacaccccccccccccccccccccccccccaacattAAGTGGAcccttgtcctcaaggtccaCGCCTGGGTACCTCTCCAGAAGCTGTTTGGTTTTTTCCCAAGTGGCCTCTTCGGCCGACAGACGTTTCCAATGCACCAAACTTTCTTCGATGATTTGTGCCCCCTGTTTGATCCAGCGGTGATCTAGAATAGCTTGCGGTTCTAGTAGTACGACCCCGTCGTCAATGAATGGTGGTAATTCAGTACTGTGTGCCACCTCATTCTCGTCCTTGGTGTTGTAGCGTTGAGTAACGAGACATGGAAGACCGGGTGGATGCGTGACCCGTCTGGTAATTGGAACTTGTATGCGACTGAGCCGATTTTCTCAAGGATTTTGTAGGGCCCATAGAAGCGGCTAGCCAATTTCTGGTGGACTCGTTTGAAAACTATTTGCTTGCGGTAAGGATGGAGCTTCAGAAGCACAAGCTCGCCAACTTCGAACGATGCATCTCTTCTCTTCTGGTCTGCTAATTGTTTCATGCGATTAACCGAGCGTGCAAGGTTTGTTTTGAGTTGTTGGAGTAAGTCGTCTCGGTTCATCAATTGCTGATCAACTTCATGCACAGGTGAGAGGCCTTCATGATACGCTGGAATGGTTGGTGGGAGCCGTCCATATAGTGGCTGAAAGGGGGTCATTCCCGTGGAGATGTGGTAGGTGGTATTGTACCAGTATTCTGCCCAGGGTAAATAAAAGCTCCATTTGTGCGGCCATTGATGGACAAAGCATCGGAGATATTGTTCGATGCAACGGTTGACGACTTCCGTCTGGCCATCCATTTGTGGATGGTACGCGGAGCTTAGCTGCAGTTTAGTACCTGACATCTTGAAGAACTCTTGCCAGAAGTTGCTCACAAAAATTGGATCACGGTCACTAACAATTGATCTAGGCATTCCGTGTAGCTTAATAATCCCATCCACAAATTTTTCTGCAACATTCTTAGCCATAAAGGGATGGGTTAGAGTGAGAAAATGGGCTGACTTACTAAGCCTATCAACCACTACCAAGATGGTATTCTTGCCTTGCGAGGTTGGTAACCCCTCAATAAAATCAAGTGTGATGTCGTCCCATACTCGACATGGAATGGGTAACGGCTGTAGAAGTCCTGCCGGTGCCAAAGTTTCAGCTTTTATCTTCTGGCACACCATGCAACATTTGATATATTATTGGACCGATTTGAGCATCCCTGGCCAATAAAACTGTTGCTTTAATTTCTTGTACATGCGCAGGATGCCTGAATGTCCGCCCACCTTGGTGTCATGCATCTCATGTAGCAGCTTGGCCCGTAAGGTAGAATCAGCTGGTACGATTACCCTGTCCTTGTAACGCAGTAGACCATCTCACCATCTATAAGTGCCGTCGGGTTGGTCTATGGCTACACGGCCCATGGACTGGATATACAGGTCTTCTTTTGCAGCTTGTTTTATCTCCTCCCATAAGCTAACCTGAGAAATAAACACGTTATGGAGCATGGGACTACCACGTTTTCGGGAGAGGGCATCGGCTGCAGAGTTTTCGCGTCCTGGGCGATACGTGATCTCATAGTCGTAGCCTAAGAGTTTGGCTACCCATTTTTGTTGCTTCGGTGTGGCGATACGTTGCTCTAGAAAGTACTTGAGGCCTTTTTGATAAGTTTGAATATAGAATTTCTGCCCAAGGAGGTACGGTCGCCAAAGGCGTATTGCTTCTACGATGGCCAACATTTCCTTGGCGTAGGTGGACCATGACTTTTTTGCCACTCCCAGCACACAACTCATAAAGGCCACGGGTTTGCCTTGCTGCGACAATACTGCTCCAATTCCGTCACCCGATGTATTGGTCTCTATAGTGAAGACGTCTTTGAAGTTGGGCATTGCCAGTGTGGGCGTGGTGGTCATAGCTTTTTTAAGAGCAATAAACGCAGACTCTGCTTCTTCGTGCCATCCAAATTGGCCCTTCTTAAGGAGATTGGTGAGGGCCCGTGCAATAATGCCATAATTCTTGACAAATTTCCTGTAGTAACCTGTCAACCCCAGAAACCCACGTAGCTCAGAAATGTTAGTAGGTCTTGGCCATGCCACCATTGCTGCAATTTTAGTGTCATCGACTTTTACTCCTTGGCTGGTCACAATATGCCCTAGATATTCcaactcttgttgtccaaaagcGCATTTGCTAACCTTAACAAAGAACTGTTGCTGCTTCAATATCGCTAGAGCCTGTTTAACATGTAACAAATGCTTGTCCCAAGTAGGActataaactaatatatcatcaaagaaaactAGTATGAATTTCCTAAGATGAGGGCGGAATATAGAGTTCATGATAGCTTGAAATGCTGAAGGGGCATTACACAGGCCGAAAGGCATAACCAAATATTCGTAATGTCTGTTATGAGTGCGGAAAGCAGTTTTATGAATATCCGAAGGATTCACCCGTACCTGATGATACCCGGCCCGTAGATCTAATTTGGTGAAATACAATGCCCCATGGAGTTTGTCCAACATATCGTCTACTGTGGGAATGGGAAAGCGGTCTTTCACGGTGGCTGCGTTAAGTGCACGGTAGTCGGTGCAAAAATGCTAGttcccatctttctttttcactaaTAAAACAGGGGATGAGAAGGGGCTTGTACTGGGTCGAATGAGGCCTGAGTTTAGCATATCTTGGACTTGTTTTTCAATCTCCTCTTTTTGATAATATGCATATCAGTACGGTTGGACGTTAATGGGTTCAGTTCCTTCTTTAAGCGAAATGCAGCGGTCGACTTCTCTGATGGGCGGCAAACTTGAAGGCTCCTTAAATAATTCTGAGAACTCTTGTATTAATTCCTGCATGTCAGGATGAATTTCTTCGCGTGACTCTCGCGTACTGACTTGTAGGCATACGGCAAAAATAGTATGGTTCTGGCGTGCCTCTTTGGACAGCTCCTTCAGTGATGCAGTCTGAATAGCTTCCCCGTCGGTCCCTTGCAACCATCTGATCTGGTTCTCCCAAAGGAATTCCATAGTTAACTGCTTCCAGTTGCAAACCACGGAACCTAGCATTTCAAGCCATTGGATTCCTAGGACTAGATCCAGCCCTGTAAGAGGAAGGGAATAGAGAGTTAAGGAGAAAATAGTGCCTTGTAAGTCTACCCGTACCTCTTCAAAATGCCCTTGGCACTTCAGTTTATCGCCATTAGCTATTTTCACGGTGAATGTCTCGGTTGGCACCACTGGTAGTCGTAACCCGTTGGCCATTCGCTCACTAATGAAATTGTGAGTTGACCCGCTGTCTATTAACACGATGACGTTATGGGAACCGATCCTAGCAGCTATCCGCATGGTCCTGGGAGCTGACCAACCCGTTAATGCATGCAACGTAATCTCGGGTTCGAGATTCTCCTCCTGGTGTACTCCTGCATTTCGACCTTCATTTACGTTGTCGTAGATAACATCGTTACCGTCCTCGTATCCCTCCAACATGAGCAACCGAGACTCCTGGCATTTGTGACCTGCGGTAAAATGCTCATTACAATTGAAACATAATCCTTGAAGATGACGTCGCTGCATTTCCTCCCAACTCAGCCGCCGAACTGGAGCGACAGGTGCTACTGGTGCCATCCGATTTGCTGGTGGAAGAGCTGGGGGAACTCGTACTGGTGGTGTAGATCATAAGAACTGCCTTTGTCGCATTAGTTGGTCATCTCTCATTCTTGAGAAACGTATAGCTCTTTCAAAGTCTGTGGTTTAAACATACGGATTCCATCCGCAATTTCTGTCTTCAAACCACCCATGAAGGTGCCCACAAGTGCCTTCTGTGTCCAGCCTCTGACCCGGTTGCCTAATTGCTCGAATTCTCATTGGTAATCACGCAGGGAACCCATCTGCCGAATTCGGGACAAAGCTTCGTCAAAGTCTTCGCAATCCGAAGGTCCAAAGCGTGCCCATAGTTCCTCTTCAAAATCGCTCCATGAAAGAACTCGACCTTCCTCTTGAAAAGTCTGGCAAATCCATTGCCACCACTGGTTGGCTTCTCCTTCCAAATGGTAAGATGCTAAAGAAACCTTTTGGGTTTCGGGAGTGTTTTGGAACTCGAAAAACTGGTTCACACGGTTGAACCACTCTGTCGGATCATCACCTGAAAATCGCGGAAATTCTAACTTTGTCGTTTTGGAGGATACCACAAGCTGTCCCCCATTGTGACCTTCACGGTATTGAATACCCTGGTTTGGAGGTTCTTGGTCTGCAAGGAGCACATCAGAGAGACGGTTAAGAGTCTCTTCAACATGCCGCAGTCGATCCGCCATGCCCAGCTCCATCCGGTGTAGCCCCTCTTTAACTTCACCTAGCCTAGCCTCTAGATGTTCAATTCTCTCTTTATTGGTTCCCATATTAACCTGGCTCTGAGGCCAATGATAGGTCCCAACTCAGAAAttacaaaagtaaataaaaagttctctTCGGGTGAGAAAGTACCGCAAGGTTTGAATAAGATTTTTCGTACCCTTCATTGATAACGGCGGCTACTTTAAATATGTAAAGCCTGGTACAACAAATCCGAAATACAAGCAAACTGGTAGCTAAAGCTACGGAACTGAAACACATGTAAAAGTAGATCATGCGACTTAcgtaaaataaacaaactaacacgtaaaataaacaaactaacaGAAACACATAAACGACGTAAAATGTGTAACTGCAAGTGACCCAATCTACTGACCCAGTCCACATTGTCGCACCCCGTTCCTTCTTCATGTGCCATTAACTCCTTCGTTGTTTTATCACGTCCACTTGCATGCCGCATGCAACGGCAATTTACGTTCCACATTTATCCCAAGTATTTGGGATTCGGCCGAGGAGCTCTGGCTGACCTTCGTGGTCTATCACATAGACATATATGTCATCTAGCAACAATTAACGTtaaatacttataatttttccaCTGAGTTTTTGGTAAGTCCTTTGTATCTTACTGGGTTATAGCTAAGCAATACTGAAATGTCTGATGTGGATGATACATTCTTTGAGACATTATTTTTGCCATGgaaatttgtatatttaaaatatcatcacaCAACTAAAACAAAGTGAACATAAAAAAAGCTTGcaaatatcttatttaattttcattcagAATAAAAAGTTTTAGGTATTTAATGCTAAACACTCAATTAACTTGGTTTGCTCCCTAATGGTCACCAGTTCAAGTCCCCTCAGGGCCATTGGAGGTTTACCTGGCCGTTAATTTCAAGGTCTTGTGGGATTAGTTGAGGTGCGCGCAAGCTGGCACGGACACCcaaggatataaaaaaaaaaaacactcaattAACTTTGAAACTTTCAACTCTTATccaatttttgagattttttcagCTATTGCCAACTATGCTATCCACTGCATTATGCCCATGCTAATATGGTTTCTTTGAGGTTATGTCCAATTATGCACTCTGTTGGATATTGTCCATTAGATGTATTTTTGAGGTTAAATCCTATTTCAGCGTGCTCATCCCTTCAATTGGCTCTTCATTTTTTTGGAAGTTTATTTGGAGAAACAAGTAGCCTTCGAATGTTGCACTTTTTTTTGTCTGGCTGGCAGTCCTAGGAAAGATCCGAACCACTGATAATCTAAGAAAGACAcatattgtaatatttttctaCATTGTGAGTAGGCTAGGGAGTTATGGGTGGTGAATTCAGCACTTTTTGAGATTCAGTGAGTTATGCACCAACGAGTGGTGGAATTGTTGGCATGTTGGTGGAATCCCTGTGGTCATAGAAATTCAGATGTTTGGAAGGGTCCCACTATGCTTAATGTAGTGTATTTGGCAGGGTGCCATGCTCAAACTTTTTAAGGCCAAGAAAGGACGGTGTCGGGGTTGAAAGCTACTCCCTTTTGCATCCCCTATATTTGAATTGCTGCTCACCAAATTTTGTGTATCACTATATCTTAAATTTCTAGACTTCAAAGACTTttgctctttttcttcttgttagTTGGGTGTTTCCCATGTAAACTCTTTAAGTACTTGTGTTGTGCCCCTCTGTGCTTTTAATAAAATGCTTTAATCATAAGAGAAATATGGTTTCTTCTCTTGTTACCTTATGAGCCTTGTATCATTATGAGATGctatttagaaattttagagAGATATTGGGCATTAGTTTCTTCGAAATTTTTGCCGTAAAATGTACTTTTCTTTGATATAACTTTGATGCAGAGGAGACTAGGTTTAATAAAATGACATGTCTGCCAGATTTCAACTTATTTTACATCTCACATGTTCATGATCATCTTATCTCGagtatcttttccttttctttcttttttttggttctgGATGTCATATTTTGACATCAGTCTATAAACTTGCATGAAACATGTACTCCTCTATGTGAATCCAGACTGATAAAATTAGACATTATCTTACAATatccttattatttttattttgttattgtttttgaAGTACTCAGTTTCTGCTCCACGTGGTAATGAGGAAGCTGAAACAGTAGTGTTTCCAAGGTGATCCTTTGCTTGATGACCTGAAGAATTTTTATGATACTCTGATGAAATTATACTCAGTTTGAATTCTTTGATGTAGACTAGTGGGGCATgcttctcttgtatacttcttgtgtacttgggctatgcctatttatggtaataaaactcttattaactataaaaaaaaaaaaaaaaaaaaaaaaaaaaaaaaaaaaaaaaaaaaaaaaaaaaaaaaaaaaaactagtgggGCATGCAGTGTGGATGTGTCTGGCTGTGTGTTTGCGCCTTTGTGAACTGTGGTTTTGGTAGTTTTATGCTACTCACTGTTAGGATCTTTAATACTTCTTTCAATTTGGAGTGTGGAAAAGCTCCGGCTGATAgatcattaatgagtttgatatCTGTatgaaactctttttttttttttttgatggttaACATCTGTATGAAACTCCTAGTTGATAGGCAGACCTTACCCCTGATATAACCATCTCTACATCTGTCTGCAAATCCTCCCTGACGTAATTGCTCTTCTGTCACATTGTCATTTGTTACAGACCATCTATGCTATATTATCTGTCTCAGAGTCTTTGTCAATGGAAATGCCTAATTTAATATAGCTATTATAATCactaaccaaacaaaaaaattagagCTATTATAATCACTgaccaaacaaacaaaaaaaaaatagagctgATATAAGTCAAGATTGGTGAAATTAGTGAAGAAACCTTTTTTTTCCTCAAGTAAGAAATGGAAATTAGTGAAGAATTTCGAGTCGTAATAGAATATTTTCACTGATTCTGAGGTTCCGACTTTCTTTGTTGACATGGTATATCTTAGGCTTTTGGTTTAATGGATATACTAGACTTTGGCCATGAGATTTTGTTGACATACAATGCATTTAAATTGTAAGTTAGCAAACTTCATATGATGTAAACACTGTCAGATACACTTTGCAAGTTATGGGTGTTGCAATCTTTGTATATGTTCCTTGAGCCTTCTTGAATGCAGGGAGGGTCCTGGGTTTTCTTATGGTCTCCACTGGGCTTTGGCTGCAAAAGGTGTTCTTGTAAAGGAAAACGCTTTTCGAAACCTGGAGTCTTCTGAACTACAGCGAAAGGGTGCAAAAATTGTGGGTAGGCTATCACATGGTCATTTCTAATCTCATTGATTTCATTTCTTACTATTATTAAATACTCTGATTTGTCCCATCTTTCCTGTTAGATTCCTTGGCGGGACTTCCAGTTTATGTTAGAGGAAGTATTGTTGGAGGAGCTTCAGAAATTTCCAAGTCTCAGTTTGGCAAACTTTTGAAACAGGCATGTTATGGATTTGATTTCAATATCCCTTTTTTTTAGTTTGGCACTGGAAATTTTTCAGGTTTTTCATAAACTTAATATAAAGGTGCTAAAATGTCAAGAATAATTTCTTTAGCTTTACTTGATTCATCATATTGAATTTCATTTTTACAATGCGTTTATGCTTTTTTAGGGATTTGTTCAAGTTTTTTGTTTGTAGGAGTTGGACATTGTTTTTGGCAAGATAGttttattgatgataaaaaaaggCGTCATGCAAGCACACCTTGCTAGAAAGAGTACAAGGAAAACGAAAGAACACATAGGATACTAAAGCTGAAAGAACATAAGTATGCTGCCATCCAATgataaagaataataaaaaggaGATCCTTTCTCACAATCCTGGAAGGTTCAATTTTCCACAAAGCTTCACCTCGTTTTCAGTTAAACCAACCTTTGTGACACATTGAGTCATGACCCAATGCActctgaaaatgctaaagaaagcTTGCCATAAAGCACCAGCTCCGTTACAATGGGGCACCAAATGATTCATTGAACCAATTTATTGATATGATGTGTAGCCTTCTTAAATTATCCAAGGTAAGGATTTTTCCTACACTGCCACCCAAGCAAAGAATGCTGCTCTCAGTGGAGCTTTAGCCTTTTGTCCAAATGTTTCTCCATGGTAAATGAGAATTTTGGTGGAGAGTCAACATACGGTAATGTAATTTACTTAAAAGAACCCTCTCTTGGAGGTGGTTCATGTGGCTTCATATAAGTACTTGATTTATCTGATGGTATGGGATGGGAGAGCTGCCAAGTTGCGCAAAGCCACTGGATTTCTCTACACGGTAAAGAATATCGAGAACTTATAATGATTTGTTAGAATTTGATTTACTTGTTACTTAGGCACTGGTTTCTTTTAACTGTAGTCTTGGTTGACTATGTTTAGCAAACCTCTATTCTTCTCACCATCTGTGCTAGTTCTTGGAACTGTGCTCAATGTTTAATTTGTTAATACTATAATCCATGGTTTTATCAGGTTTCAAATCACATATCATCCATTTCAGATGTTTTTGTTCATGATGGGGCTATTGGTTCATCACCAAAATGTGATGCAAAAGTCCGTGTAATAAGTGATAGTCCTTCAGCTGTGTTATCACTTTCAAATGTTCTCTGGAAGACTCCAACACGTGCAGTTTCACATGATTCTTGTCCGTTGATGGTCTATGTTGCAACATCTATAAGGTATTTATTGTCAATTTTCATTCATTTGTTATAATGGTATATTAATGCTATGTGCCTGGAAATATTAAGCCCTGTACGTTGCAGGCTTTATACAATGCAAAATGTCTAGTCTTGCTTGGTGTATGCTTGCCTGGCTAATGTTTGCAACTGAGTTGGTGGGgactaaattttattaaatttcgtTGTTTGACTGAacttccttatttttttttgaaggaatGCCTAATGCTTGTGAGAGTCAAGGGTTAATGACTTGGTATCAAAATATAGGTGTATCATAATGTGAAAATACTTTCTGCTGACaagtaaaactttattgataGAAAAAGGCATAGCCCGAGCACACAAAAAGTACACACTGAATGCACCTAGAACCACTAAGCACTAGTGATGGATACAAGCAAATTATGTAAACTATTCCCATTACAAACAATGACTGAAGCCCAAGAAAATAGACTGTTGACAGAATCTCTTCAACTTGTCCAAGGACCAGTCCGGTCTTCGAAGCACCTACCATTTTTCCCCATCCACGGGCACCACATAATACAATGAGGAATTATTTTCCACGCACAGCAATGTGAACATTGCTCCTAAGACCTTTCCAACACTTAAAATTATCCACCATCTTCCAGGCATAACCCATGCCACACCAGTCCAGTTGAAGATATCATCCAACAAAAACctggccacctcacaatgtaactATAAACGATC contains:
- the LOC122310350 gene encoding uncharacterized protein LOC122310350, producing MIGSSTQHHQRRRLSAQKHRAQYFVWTELPVLGKPNNRATGNFFESAKTPLPRRCHLVCEDPPSLLEVEEVEPTQDLSSLITTLQQELSSDSIFDLLSFPSSKSDPKNPSTATATLEDQTSSSSSFYSSSSPSTLLLKEDEDQEDDKERVIRHLLEASDDELGIPNREVGVVYDGDIDGFNGGDGLSLCDGLWELEDEAANYYTLLQSELFM
- the LOC122308952 gene encoding uncharacterized protein LOC122308952 isoform X4 — its product is MRNLVVKWFLQSSSSFTCPYFSRSSPFLLSSRWYSVSAPRGNEEAETVVFPREGPGFSYGLHWALAAKGVLVKENAFRNLESSELQRKGAKIVDSLAGLPVYVRGSIVGGASEISKSQFGKLLKQVSNHISSISDVFVHDGAIGSSPKCDAKVRVISDSPSAVLSLSNVLWKTPTRAVSHDSCPLMVYVATSISPGVGDTVGLGAQGNKGFIAADIERSSLILCGKAFSDTNGIKEALASLSGPIISSRGGLPLSGSSGSIPSASKLSPGQAAYHFLAGYQNGKFLPAYSNGSSSIDLLELAKALLSKLQENEIPSFLINVNEGEKSVTGKNLVKLVESTLSKSIPQFEAKGGNLQGKYKSFLTGKFQDLPKEFSF